A single genomic interval of Fructobacillus americanaquae harbors:
- a CDS encoding DUF1831 domain-containing protein, with product MAFAKSVTIPHDGTYEINPQIKKFALLDLGFLTNNAGAFVLKRPLQPDLPVDQSIRLKVTVNQDLTGFKMVVVSAGAAAPVDIFARTDKDEVVKIYRYYLQELEDRQVLKKQS from the coding sequence ATGGCTTTTGCAAAGTCTGTGACCATCCCCCACGATGGCACATATGAAATTAATCCGCAAATTAAAAAATTTGCCTTATTGGATCTTGGCTTTTTGACAAACAATGCTGGTGCATTTGTTTTAAAGCGGCCATTGCAGCCAGACCTTCCGGTCGATCAATCAATTAGACTGAAGGTGACCGTTAATCAAGATTTGACCGGCTTTAAGATGGTTGTGGTGTCAGCCGGTGCTGCCGCCCCAGTCGACATCTTTGCTCGCACAGATAAAGACGAAGTGGTGAAGATTTATCGCTACTACTTACAAGAATTAGAAGACCGGCAGGTATTAAAAAAGCAATCATGA
- a CDS encoding RsmF rRNA methyltransferase first C-terminal domain-containing protein — protein sequence MDLPQAFIDKYQDLLGSASGPFLQALQEPGQKGFRINPLKAQQIPRDLSLTKKVPYGQWGYFGQVAGKGIDHLTGLVYSQEPSAQFVGEVVNAQPGEKILDLAAAPGGKSTHIASQLNGQGLLWTNEIFFARAKILSENIERFGVKNAVVSSMDASDLAKALPAYFDKVLLDAPCSGEGMFRKDHDAIQYWSADYPTECAIRSHEILTAAVKLVRPGGELIYSTCTFAPEEDEQTIAWLAEHYPEFMIEMIDRPAGSGIQAGRPQWADDNPDLAKTARLWPQDLPGEGHFVARMKKAELAEDESPVKPPRVQKPSKMSQADVTLIEHFFQESLPGFDLDESRLRTFGDRVFLLPVDCPDLSKTKVLRAGLCLGTLKKNRFEPDHALALAVDPSQAGQQVYDLDAHNDLATYIHGDVINTKEKLQKGFVLMTANGNGLGWAKFVNGQLKNFFPKGLRY from the coding sequence ATGGACTTACCGCAAGCCTTTATTGATAAATACCAAGACCTGCTCGGGAGCGCCAGTGGGCCTTTTTTGCAGGCACTCCAAGAACCCGGTCAGAAGGGTTTTCGGATTAACCCCTTGAAGGCCCAGCAGATACCAAGAGATTTATCGCTGACCAAGAAGGTTCCATATGGTCAATGGGGGTACTTTGGTCAAGTGGCTGGCAAAGGGATTGATCATTTAACCGGCCTGGTTTATTCACAAGAGCCATCGGCTCAATTTGTTGGTGAAGTAGTCAACGCACAACCGGGTGAAAAAATTTTAGATTTGGCTGCCGCTCCTGGTGGCAAGTCAACGCATATTGCTAGCCAACTTAATGGCCAGGGATTATTATGGACAAATGAAATTTTTTTTGCTCGAGCCAAAATTTTGTCTGAAAATATTGAACGGTTTGGCGTGAAAAATGCCGTGGTTTCATCGATGGATGCCAGCGACCTTGCCAAGGCTTTACCAGCATACTTTGATAAGGTGCTTCTCGACGCCCCTTGCTCGGGTGAAGGGATGTTTCGTAAGGATCATGATGCCATCCAATACTGGTCGGCTGATTATCCGACGGAATGTGCCATTCGCTCGCATGAAATTTTGACAGCGGCGGTGAAACTGGTTCGGCCTGGTGGTGAGCTGATTTATTCAACTTGTACCTTCGCGCCAGAAGAGGACGAACAAACAATCGCTTGGTTGGCTGAACACTATCCAGAATTTATGATTGAGATGATTGACCGGCCGGCCGGATCTGGTATTCAGGCTGGGCGGCCACAATGGGCTGACGACAACCCTGATTTAGCAAAGACTGCCCGTTTATGGCCGCAAGATTTGCCTGGCGAGGGTCACTTTGTGGCTCGGATGAAGAAGGCTGAGCTGGCGGAGGATGAAAGCCCCGTTAAGCCGCCAAGGGTACAAAAACCAAGTAAGATGTCTCAAGCCGATGTGACGTTGATCGAACACTTCTTTCAAGAATCGTTGCCTGGCTTTGACCTAGATGAAAGTCGACTAAGGACGTTTGGTGATCGGGTATTCTTGCTGCCAGTTGACTGCCCTGATTTGAGTAAGACAAAGGTTTTGCGAGCTGGCTTGTGCCTAGGAACCCTAAAGAAGAATCGTTTTGAACCAGACCACGCCCTGGCTTTGGCAGTTGATCCGAGCCAGGCGGGTCAGCAGGTTTATGACCTCGATGCTCATAACGACTTGGCAACCTACATTCATGGTGATGTGATCAATACAAAAGAGAAGCTGCAAAAGGGTTTTGTGTTGATGACGGCCAATGGTAACGGACTAGGCTGGGCCAAGTTTGTTAATGGTCAGTTGAAAAACTTTTTTCCGAAGGGATTGCGTTACTGA
- the map gene encoding type I methionyl aminopeptidase, protein MISLKSPREIAAMKKSGAIIAGMHLMLRDFIKPGVDTWDIELKCKAYIEDHGGVPLQIGFEGFKYATTISVNSEVAHGLPRKGLKLKDGDLVKVDTVVGLDGAVSDSAWTYAVGNVSPEVKKLMEVAKKSLYLGIDQAVIGNRIGDIGWAIQDYTENQNGYGDVRQYIGHGVGPTMHEDPQVPHYGKPGHGLRLKEGMVITIEPMINLGGWEVETDDTPEDGWTVRTLDGSWSAQYEHTLAITKDGPKILTSQDEVEDAKYL, encoded by the coding sequence ATGATTAGTTTGAAGTCACCGCGAGAAATTGCGGCCATGAAGAAATCCGGTGCAATTATTGCCGGAATGCACTTGATGTTGCGCGACTTTATTAAGCCGGGCGTTGATACCTGGGACATTGAATTAAAGTGTAAAGCTTACATTGAAGATCATGGTGGTGTGCCACTGCAAATTGGTTTTGAAGGCTTTAAGTATGCAACGACGATTTCGGTCAATAGCGAAGTCGCTCATGGTCTACCTCGTAAGGGCCTGAAATTAAAAGATGGTGACTTGGTCAAAGTTGATACGGTTGTTGGCTTAGATGGAGCTGTCTCCGACTCAGCATGGACATACGCTGTCGGCAATGTTTCACCCGAAGTTAAAAAGTTGATGGAAGTTGCAAAAAAATCACTGTATCTGGGTATTGACCAGGCAGTGATTGGTAATCGAATTGGTGATATTGGTTGGGCCATTCAGGACTACACTGAAAATCAGAATGGCTATGGTGATGTTCGCCAGTATATTGGTCACGGGGTTGGTCCAACGATGCATGAAGACCCACAGGTGCCTCATTATGGCAAACCAGGTCATGGCTTGCGCCTTAAGGAAGGAATGGTGATTACCATTGAACCAATGATCAACTTGGGTGGCTGGGAAGTCGAAACCGATGATACGCCAGAAGATGGTTGGACGGTGCGTACCTTGGATGGCTCATGGTCAGCTCAATACGAGCATACATTGGCGATTACCAAGGATGGTCCAAAGATTTTGACCAGTCAGGATGAAGTAGAGGATGCCAAGTATTTGTAG
- a CDS encoding D-alanyl-D-alanine carboxypeptidase family protein, producing the protein MMWKRKHKHDEDAALVRPSSRLALFQQQVRTDFTAPKKMAAIGAILVLILSLFLTVVALENNVQIQSIGPKQTALPMTLQVAARNAIVVDAQTGQVLGEKGADKKIGIASQSKMLTAYGILQGIKQKRFTWDSLVTITQQSDWSQKDTATFAHLEISVGQKLAVKELFAAMFTSSANDAALALADFAKEQNQTQQQALEGWAKDLKLTGSKWYNAAGQVNKDAFDYQVQDANPDAENTASVKQLAILAYQVIRADPKIRSYYEKRGLVYHPSANETKIKLTEGAKFDQEIKSKLTNSKNLTFEGLKTGSTPASGGALTGLIKDQSGHEFITVVSGAGRYTDQVQRYQNTIDVVNQALDHYTPVTYQKGQAVTKNQFKNKNLAGGHQSLVIGQNRTFWLTKNQTALGYQRPSRLQSTVTKKQATVLTVQPTLKAEFLPEVSAKEQTLQLVNQQTYHLGHWWQKIYHWLKFW; encoded by the coding sequence ATGATGTGGAAACGAAAGCATAAACATGATGAAGACGCTGCCCTTGTCCGACCGTCTTCCCGATTAGCCCTTTTTCAGCAACAAGTTAGAACTGATTTTACAGCGCCAAAAAAGATGGCAGCCATTGGTGCCATCTTGGTGCTAATATTATCGCTCTTTCTAACGGTTGTTGCATTAGAAAATAACGTTCAAATACAATCTATTGGGCCAAAGCAGACAGCTTTACCGATGACGCTTCAGGTTGCTGCCAGAAATGCCATTGTGGTTGACGCACAAACGGGACAAGTTCTTGGTGAAAAGGGAGCTGACAAAAAAATTGGTATTGCCTCCCAAAGTAAGATGTTAACCGCTTATGGTATTTTGCAAGGAATAAAACAGAAGCGCTTTACCTGGGACAGTCTGGTGACGATCACTCAGCAGTCCGATTGGTCACAAAAGGATACCGCAACTTTCGCCCACCTAGAAATCTCTGTAGGTCAAAAGTTAGCTGTCAAGGAGCTTTTTGCAGCAATGTTTACTTCCAGTGCGAATGATGCGGCCTTGGCCTTGGCTGATTTTGCCAAAGAACAAAACCAGACACAGCAGCAGGCCCTTGAGGGCTGGGCAAAGGATTTGAAGTTAACTGGATCAAAGTGGTACAATGCCGCAGGTCAAGTTAACAAGGACGCCTTTGACTATCAAGTTCAAGATGCCAATCCGGATGCAGAGAACACCGCTTCCGTGAAACAGCTGGCTATCTTAGCCTATCAAGTGATTCGAGCAGATCCGAAGATTCGCTCTTACTATGAGAAACGGGGCTTGGTTTACCATCCATCGGCCAATGAAACCAAGATTAAGCTGACGGAGGGGGCCAAGTTTGATCAAGAAATCAAGTCAAAACTGACGAATTCTAAAAATCTGACTTTTGAGGGGCTGAAGACTGGTTCGACGCCGGCATCAGGTGGTGCGCTAACTGGGTTGATTAAAGATCAAAGTGGTCATGAATTTATCACCGTGGTTTCTGGCGCTGGTCGCTATACGGACCAGGTACAACGCTACCAAAATACGATTGATGTGGTCAACCAAGCCCTCGATCACTACACGCCTGTTACCTATCAAAAGGGGCAAGCGGTAACAAAAAATCAGTTCAAAAATAAAAATTTGGCTGGTGGTCATCAAAGCCTAGTTATCGGACAAAACAGGACCTTTTGGTTAACCAAAAATCAGACTGCATTGGGCTACCAAAGACCAAGTCGTCTGCAATCGACTGTTACCAAGAAACAGGCGACAGTCCTGACTGTTCAGCCAACTCTGAAGGCCGAGTTCTTACCAGAGGTAAGTGCAAAGGAGCAGACGCTTCAATTGGTCAATCAACAAACATATCATCTTGGACACTGGTGGCAAAAGATTTATCACTGGTTGAAGTTCTGGTAA
- the upp gene encoding uracil phosphoribosyltransferase, with amino-acid sequence MGQVVEVNHPLIQHKLTIIRDEKVGTKDFRALVDELAMLLTYEASRDLPLEKVQVKTPIQETTKKQLAGKKLAVVPILRAGLGMVDGILQLIPAAKVGHIGMYRDEKTLEPVEYFIKLPEDIDQREVLLVDPMLATGGSAKDAISALKKRGAEQIKLITLVSSPEGIQAVTSAHPDVDVYTASIDEGLNEDGYIVPGLGDAGDRLFGTH; translated from the coding sequence ATGGGACAAGTCGTTGAAGTAAACCATCCATTGATCCAACACAAGTTGACAATCATTCGCGATGAGAAGGTCGGAACAAAGGACTTTCGAGCATTAGTCGATGAATTGGCGATGTTGTTGACCTATGAGGCCAGTCGCGACTTGCCACTGGAAAAAGTTCAGGTAAAAACACCAATTCAAGAAACAACTAAGAAACAATTAGCTGGTAAGAAATTAGCCGTTGTGCCAATTTTACGTGCTGGTTTGGGTATGGTTGATGGGATTTTGCAATTGATTCCGGCTGCTAAGGTTGGTCATATTGGGATGTACCGCGATGAAAAAACATTGGAACCGGTAGAATACTTCATTAAGCTGCCAGAAGACATTGACCAACGTGAAGTTTTGTTGGTCGATCCAATGTTAGCAACTGGTGGATCAGCTAAGGATGCGATTTCTGCTTTGAAAAAGCGCGGCGCTGAACAGATTAAGTTGATTACCCTTGTTTCATCACCAGAAGGAATTCAAGCAGTTACTTCTGCCCACCCTGATGTTGATGTCTACACGGCTTCGATTGATGAAGGCCTAAATGAGGATGGCTACATTGTTCCCGGTCTTGGGGATGCAGGGGACCGTCTCTTCGGTACGCACTAA
- a CDS encoding ECF transporter S component produces MSTMKTKRFVATTVFVAIVLLQSFVPFLGSLPLGAFIIGASVTIVPMTAVLAGLVLGPRSGLVVGLFWGMTSWIRNLMHPGTIGSLIFSNPVTALVPRLIVGLLSGYLAFLVMKKARSPWWGFFLLGAFGSFLNTALVIASTTVAFKLFPVSGMGIPHAHLFTWLVGILGFNAGFEMIANGLLVLLIGRVLVAKLPNLRPE; encoded by the coding sequence ATGTCAACAATGAAAACGAAGCGTTTTGTGGCGACAACAGTTTTTGTGGCCATCGTACTATTACAAAGTTTCGTGCCATTCTTAGGCTCCTTACCTTTAGGAGCTTTCATTATTGGTGCTTCGGTCACGATTGTACCGATGACCGCCGTTTTAGCGGGTCTAGTACTTGGCCCACGTTCGGGGCTAGTGGTTGGTCTCTTTTGGGGGATGACGTCTTGGATTCGCAATTTAATGCACCCTGGAACCATTGGTTCACTAATTTTTTCCAATCCAGTGACGGCTTTAGTACCAAGATTAATAGTTGGTCTTTTGTCCGGTTACTTAGCTTTCTTAGTGATGAAAAAGGCCCGGTCGCCATGGTGGGGATTCTTCCTCCTTGGCGCTTTTGGATCTTTTTTGAACACCGCCTTAGTAATTGCGAGTACGACAGTGGCCTTTAAGCTCTTTCCTGTTAGTGGTATGGGCATTCCACATGCTCACCTGTTTACCTGGTTAGTTGGTATTCTGGGATTTAACGCTGGTTTTGAAATGATCGCCAACGGCCTGTTAGTACTCTTGATTGGTCGAGTTCTTGTGGCCAAGTTACCAAACTTGCGCCCTGAATAA
- a CDS encoding fructosamine kinase family protein translates to MAAVSKISMDFITRLNLQNPNDVKPVNGVDTSTTYSLYSGDKRYFLKVQPNQDRHYFDHEVTSLKALSEWVKVPKVIKQGENQGSAYLLMNWIEAGSNNQSALGEALAKLHHVKGKAFGFEVNADHDYFPKNNAWSSSWGGFFVHQRLEPLMALAQKKALWLSQRGDHFENLKKTILADDHVCQVEPSLLHGDLWAGNFMFDTNDQPVFIDPNSFYGDREYDLAVSKVFPGFNEDFYSAYEAVYPLEDGYQERFKWYEFYYVLLHFVRFGDIYAPRLNRLLITF, encoded by the coding sequence ATGGCAGCAGTTAGTAAAATTAGCATGGATTTCATCACCCGATTAAATTTGCAAAATCCCAACGACGTAAAGCCGGTTAATGGTGTCGATACCAGCACAACCTACTCACTTTATTCGGGTGACAAGCGGTACTTTTTGAAGGTTCAACCTAATCAAGACCGACATTATTTTGACCACGAAGTGACTTCTTTGAAAGCTTTGAGTGAGTGGGTCAAAGTGCCAAAGGTAATCAAGCAGGGAGAAAACCAAGGAAGTGCTTACTTGTTAATGAATTGGATTGAAGCCGGTTCGAACAATCAGTCGGCCCTAGGAGAGGCTTTGGCTAAGCTTCATCACGTGAAAGGGAAAGCCTTTGGTTTTGAAGTTAATGCGGATCATGATTATTTTCCAAAGAATAACGCTTGGTCAAGCTCTTGGGGGGGATTTTTTGTGCATCAACGCCTAGAACCTTTAATGGCTCTAGCACAGAAGAAAGCCTTATGGTTAAGTCAACGCGGTGATCACTTTGAAAATCTTAAAAAAACGATTTTGGCAGATGACCATGTTTGCCAGGTAGAACCATCATTGTTACATGGTGATTTGTGGGCTGGGAATTTTATGTTTGATACCAATGACCAGCCAGTATTCATTGATCCAAACTCTTTTTACGGTGATCGTGAATACGATTTGGCCGTTTCGAAAGTCTTTCCGGGTTTTAATGAAGACTTTTATAGTGCTTATGAAGCCGTTTATCCGCTCGAGGATGGTTATCAAGAGCGGTTCAAGTGGTATGAATTTTATTATGTTTTACTTCATTTTGTCCGTTTTGGTGACATCTATGCACCACGATTAAACCGGTTATTGATCACTTTCTAA
- a CDS encoding nicotinate phosphoribosyltransferase — translation MTINLILATDAYKLTHHLQYPQNIDKLYSYGEARIGGKYPTVSWFGLSMILHDYFQTPVTDEMIDEAERVSEETFGTKKYFNREVWERVRDLGYFPVKIKALPEGMEVPAGNALFTLESTRDWFATSLNALESLLMHVWYPTTIATNSMYIKKRLLPLVEKTGTVTSLPLMVNDFGFRGATGVEAGAQGGAAHLLHFRGSDNLLASNYFEHVYGVAGRALSIWATEHSVATAYGPGEGEFNYVNAQLDRTPDDALVSIVIDSYDTFNFVRNVIGSEQLVERIKNRAGRVVLRPDSGDPETIDLAVLELLAEIFGTEANDKGYKVLKHNVGLIQGDGMKAETIIALYEALIKHGWSTDNLVVGSGGGLLQEGFTRDTERFAIKAAYAHTTDGQNLVIQKQPKTDPSKASKAGLQKVVADEKGRIHTVSLDTPGQDLLQTVYEDGRLTMEDGQTIVNRAAGADLM, via the coding sequence ATGACCATTAATTTGATTTTAGCAACTGACGCCTATAAGTTGACTCATCATTTACAGTACCCACAAAACATCGATAAGTTGTATTCTTATGGGGAAGCTCGAATTGGTGGCAAATACCCAACTGTATCCTGGTTTGGACTCTCGATGATTCTTCATGACTACTTTCAAACGCCGGTGACGGATGAGATGATTGACGAGGCGGAGCGGGTTTCAGAAGAAACCTTTGGAACCAAGAAATACTTTAACCGCGAAGTTTGGGAAAGGGTCCGTGATTTGGGTTATTTCCCGGTTAAAATTAAGGCTCTGCCAGAAGGGATGGAAGTTCCTGCAGGAAACGCCTTGTTCACGTTGGAGTCAACTCGTGATTGGTTTGCCACTTCACTAAATGCTTTGGAATCACTGTTGATGCATGTTTGGTATCCAACCACGATTGCGACCAATTCGATGTATATCAAAAAGCGTTTGTTACCACTGGTTGAGAAGACGGGAACCGTGACCTCGCTTCCCTTGATGGTGAACGACTTTGGTTTTCGTGGCGCAACAGGCGTGGAGGCTGGCGCTCAAGGAGGTGCTGCTCACTTATTGCACTTCCGTGGCTCAGATAACCTCTTGGCTTCAAACTACTTTGAGCATGTGTATGGTGTTGCGGGTCGGGCCTTATCAATTTGGGCAACGGAGCATTCGGTGGCAACTGCTTATGGTCCTGGTGAAGGAGAGTTCAACTATGTCAATGCTCAATTGGATCGTACGCCAGACGACGCATTGGTTTCAATTGTGATTGATTCCTACGATACCTTTAATTTTGTTCGGAACGTCATTGGGTCTGAACAATTGGTGGAACGGATTAAGAACCGAGCTGGGCGGGTGGTTTTGCGTCCTGATTCGGGCGACCCCGAAACAATCGACTTAGCTGTTTTGGAGCTTTTGGCCGAAATTTTTGGTACGGAAGCCAACGATAAAGGTTATAAAGTTTTGAAGCACAATGTTGGTTTGATTCAGGGAGATGGGATGAAGGCCGAGACCATTATTGCATTGTACGAGGCGCTGATTAAACATGGTTGGTCCACGGATAATTTGGTGGTTGGTTCTGGTGGCGGTTTGCTCCAAGAGGGCTTTACTCGTGATACCGAACGCTTTGCCATTAAGGCAGCCTATGCGCATACGACCGATGGTCAGAATTTAGTTATTCAAAAGCAGCCAAAGACTGATCCGTCAAAGGCCTCGAAGGCTGGTTTGCAAAAGGTTGTGGCCGATGAAAAGGGCCGAATCCACACGGTTAGTCTCGATACACCAGGACAAGATTTACTGCAAACAGTTTATGAGGATGGCCGACTAACAATGGAAGATGGTCAAACGATTGTTAACCGTGCTGCTGGTGCTGATTTAATGTAA